One Paenibacillus crassostreae DNA segment encodes these proteins:
- a CDS encoding acetyl-CoA carboxylase carboxyltransferase subunit alpha, which produces MAGELPFELPLVEMRKKIDELKVFGQEKGIDFTDEVIRLEERYKKLEEEIYSNITAPQKMHLARHQQRPTSLDLIERIFTDFVELHGDRLFGDDLAVVGGIANLNGVPVTVLGQQRGKDTKDNIARFFGSAHPEGFRKALRLMKQAEKFRRPIITFIDTKGAYPGNTAEERGQSEAIARNLREMSVLGVPVICVIIGEGGSGGALGMAVGNRVLMLEHAIYSVISPNGAASILWKDATRADQAAEAMKITAQDLLDFEVIEEIIPEPQGGAQKDYELTAQYIKDSLCRQLNELSFMDVNELKEDRYLKFRKLGQFTFESTNVPENVGVTENPNN; this is translated from the coding sequence ATGGCTGGAGAATTACCTTTTGAACTGCCTCTTGTAGAGATGCGCAAAAAGATTGATGAATTAAAAGTGTTTGGTCAAGAAAAGGGCATTGATTTCACGGATGAGGTTATTAGACTTGAGGAAAGATATAAGAAGTTAGAAGAGGAAATCTATTCTAACATAACTGCACCACAAAAAATGCATCTTGCAAGACATCAACAACGTCCAACATCGTTAGACTTAATTGAACGTATTTTTACTGACTTCGTTGAATTGCACGGAGATCGTTTATTTGGTGATGATCTTGCTGTTGTTGGGGGAATAGCTAATTTGAATGGCGTCCCAGTAACGGTATTGGGTCAGCAACGAGGCAAAGACACTAAAGATAATATTGCAAGATTCTTTGGGAGTGCACATCCTGAAGGATTTAGAAAAGCACTAAGGCTTATGAAGCAAGCTGAGAAGTTTAGACGCCCGATTATTACATTTATTGATACCAAAGGTGCTTATCCTGGAAATACTGCTGAAGAGAGAGGTCAATCTGAAGCTATAGCTCGGAATCTTAGAGAGATGTCAGTGTTGGGTGTTCCGGTGATATGTGTAATTATTGGAGAAGGTGGTAGTGGTGGAGCGCTTGGTATGGCTGTGGGTAATCGCGTCTTAATGTTAGAACATGCCATTTATTCTGTTATTTCTCCTAATGGCGCAGCGTCTATATTATGGAAGGATGCGACTCGAGCGGATCAAGCGGCTGAAGCAATGAAGATTACTGCCCAAGATTTATTGGATTTCGAAGTCATCGAAGAAATTATTCCTGAACCTCAAGGTGGAGCTCAGAAAGATTATGAGTTAACAGCACAATACATTAAAGATAGTCTATGTCGACAATTGAATGAATTATCTTTCATGGATGTGAATGAGCTAAAAGAAGATCGATATTTAAAATTTAGAAAGCTGGGACAATTCACCTTTGAATCGACAAATGTACCAGAAAATGTTGGTGTAACAGAAAATCCAAATAATTAA
- the pyk gene encoding pyruvate kinase yields the protein MRKTKIVCTIGPASESLENIKKLIEAGMNVARLNFSHGDFDEHGNRINVIRQASKELGKTVAILLDTKGPEIRTGKLAVEPIELVQDEYITLTTEEILGDKDRISITYADLPGDVEVGSSILIDDGLIGLTVVEVKGTEIKCRIINGGTIKSKKGVNVPGVRISLPGITEKDAADIVFGIGQDIDFIAASFVRKASDVLEIRELLNQHKAGHINIISKIENQEGVDNLDEILAVSDGLMVARGDLGTEIPAEDVPLVQKSMIAKANRAGKPVITATQMLDSMQRNPRPTRAEASDVANAIFDGTDAIMLSGETAAGKYPVESVLTMARIAEKAESALNYRDLFVKQSTFQETTITEAISQAVSITALDLHAKAIISSTETGHTARVVAKYRPEAPIVAVTTEDRTMRRLALTWGVTPVKGQLATTTDEMFDYAVQGGLNSGIVKDGDIVVITAGVPLGRSGSTNLIKVSVVNKG from the coding sequence ATGCGTAAAACTAAAATTGTATGTACAATCGGACCAGCAAGTGAATCGTTAGAAAATATTAAGAAGCTTATTGAAGCAGGTATGAATGTTGCCCGCTTAAATTTTTCTCATGGTGATTTTGATGAGCACGGAAATCGAATCAATGTTATTCGTCAAGCTTCTAAAGAGCTAGGAAAGACGGTAGCAATCCTGTTGGATACCAAAGGCCCAGAAATTCGCACAGGGAAACTTGCTGTTGAACCAATTGAGCTTGTACAGGATGAATATATTACATTAACTACTGAAGAAATTTTGGGAGATAAAGATCGTATTTCAATTACATATGCCGACCTTCCTGGTGATGTAGAAGTGGGATCATCTATTTTGATAGATGATGGTTTGATTGGTTTGACAGTTGTTGAAGTTAAAGGAACAGAAATTAAGTGCCGTATCATTAATGGTGGTACGATCAAGAGTAAAAAAGGCGTTAACGTTCCTGGAGTTCGTATTTCACTTCCTGGTATCACAGAAAAAGACGCTGCTGATATCGTATTTGGTATTGGACAAGATATCGATTTTATTGCAGCATCATTTGTACGTAAAGCAAGCGATGTTCTTGAGATTCGTGAATTGCTAAATCAACATAAGGCTGGACATATCAACATTATTTCCAAGATTGAAAACCAAGAAGGCGTCGATAATTTGGATGAAATTCTTGCAGTATCTGACGGTTTAATGGTTGCACGTGGAGATCTTGGAACAGAAATTCCTGCTGAAGATGTACCATTGGTACAAAAGAGCATGATTGCAAAAGCAAATCGTGCAGGTAAACCGGTAATCACAGCTACACAAATGTTGGATTCTATGCAACGTAATCCACGCCCGACACGTGCTGAAGCAAGTGACGTAGCTAATGCAATTTTTGATGGAACAGATGCAATTATGTTGTCTGGAGAAACTGCTGCAGGGAAATATCCTGTAGAATCAGTTCTTACAATGGCACGTATTGCTGAGAAAGCAGAATCAGCATTGAACTACCGTGATCTATTTGTTAAACAAAGTACATTCCAAGAAACAACAATCACTGAAGCGATTAGCCAAGCTGTTTCAATTACAGCATTGGATTTACATGCAAAAGCGATCATATCTTCAACTGAGACAGGTCACACTGCTCGTGTAGTAGCTAAATACCGTCCAGAGGCTCCAATTGTTGCTGTAACAACAGAAGACCGTACAATGCGTCGTCTTGCTCTTACATGGGGAGTAACTCCTGTTAAAGGACAATTGGCTACTACAACAGATGAAATGTTTGATTATGCAGTTCAAGGTGGTTTGAATTCTGGTATTGTTAAAGATGGAGATATTGTTGTTATTACAGCAGGGGTTCCATTGGGTCGTTCAGGTTCAACCAATTTAATTAAGGTAAGTGTTGTAAATAAAGGTTAA
- a CDS encoding FxsA family protein — MWKWVWGVIILVAILEIYLFDLVAGNFGGAKALLLTLFTSAIGYVMMRFEGKKVLEDARIRMNNGQIPGRTLIDGLCIFIGGFLLVIPGFFLDFVGFTMVFPLTRPVYRIFILRWLKNKMKNGNVKVYRN; from the coding sequence ATGTGGAAATGGGTATGGGGAGTAATCATTTTAGTTGCAATACTTGAGATTTATTTGTTCGATTTGGTAGCAGGGAACTTTGGAGGGGCTAAAGCATTACTCCTAACATTATTCACTTCAGCCATTGGATATGTAATGATGAGATTTGAAGGGAAGAAAGTATTAGAAGATGCTCGAATCCGGATGAATAATGGGCAGATTCCTGGAAGGACATTGATTGATGGGTTATGCATCTTTATAGGTGGGTTCCTTTTGGTCATACCTGGGTTTTTCTTGGATTTCGTAGGTTTCACTATGGTATTCCCATTAACACGTCCAGTTTATCGTATTTTCATATTACGATGGTTGAAGAATAAAATGAAAAATGGAAATGTAAAAGTATACAGAAATTAA
- a CDS encoding citrate/2-methylcitrate synthase, translating to MTATKGLEGIVAATSSISSIVDGVLTYRGIDIDELAMHASFEEVAYLLWFGKLPNAEELNGLRVDFDTFAPIPQLLIEQMKLFPKNVNTMAALRSAVSALAVYDEDADDMSHSANVKKAIKLQAQLPTIVAALSRIREGKEPILPLKGVTIAENFLYMLRGEQPDEISIKALDQALVLHADHELNASTFAARVTVATLSDMYSGVTSAIGALKGPLHGGANEAVMRMLEEIGDIDHVEGYIQEKLNNREKIMGFGHRVYKNGDPRAKYLQKMSRELGEMKNNSELYNMSVKIEEMITGQKGLKPNVDFYSASVYTQLGIEGELFTPIFAISRTSGWTAHILEQWVDNRIIRPRAEYVGLHEQKYIQLELRA from the coding sequence ATGACAGCTACCAAAGGACTTGAAGGCATTGTTGCAGCAACTTCTTCCATCAGTTCTATTGTGGATGGTGTTCTTACATATCGTGGCATTGATATCGATGAATTAGCGATGCATGCCAGTTTTGAAGAAGTAGCGTATTTATTATGGTTTGGTAAGTTACCTAATGCTGAAGAGTTGAACGGTCTGAGAGTAGACTTTGATACTTTTGCGCCAATCCCTCAATTATTAATTGAACAAATGAAATTATTTCCTAAAAATGTGAATACTATGGCTGCACTACGTTCTGCTGTATCTGCTCTTGCTGTGTATGATGAAGACGCGGATGATATGAGTCATTCAGCAAATGTGAAAAAGGCAATTAAATTACAAGCACAATTGCCTACAATCGTAGCGGCACTTTCGCGTATCCGTGAAGGTAAAGAACCTATTCTACCTCTGAAAGGTGTAACCATAGCAGAGAATTTTCTGTATATGTTAAGAGGTGAGCAACCAGATGAAATATCTATCAAAGCGTTAGATCAGGCACTCGTACTTCATGCTGATCATGAATTAAACGCATCTACATTCGCAGCTCGTGTTACTGTAGCTACACTTTCAGATATGTATTCAGGAGTTACTTCAGCGATTGGTGCCTTAAAAGGCCCTTTACATGGAGGAGCAAATGAAGCCGTCATGAGAATGTTAGAGGAAATCGGTGACATTGATCATGTCGAAGGATATATTCAAGAAAAGCTAAACAATCGTGAGAAAATTATGGGGTTTGGCCATCGAGTATATAAGAATGGTGACCCTCGTGCGAAATACTTACAGAAGATGTCACGTGAACTTGGAGAAATGAAAAATAATAGTGAATTATACAACATGTCTGTGAAAATTGAAGAGATGATCACTGGACAAAAAGGCTTAAAACCGAACGTCGATTTCTATTCCGCTTCGGTTTATACACAACTTGGTATTGAGGGTGAATTATTCACACCTATTTTTGCAATTAGTCGAACTTCTGGTTGGACAGCACATATTCTTGAACAATGGGTGGATAATCGTATTATACGACCGCGCGCAGAATACGTAGGGTTGCATGAACAAAAGTACATTCAATTGGAACTACGTGCATAA
- the icd gene encoding NADP-dependent isocitrate dehydrogenase, with the protein MFKLEKYALPTEGDKIEIQDGVLNVPNFPIIPFIEGDGTGRDIWKASKRVLDAAVDKAYGGSKKIAWYEVFAGEKAFNEYGEWLPNDTLEAIREYIVAIKGPLTTPIGGGIRSLNVALRQELDLYVCLRPVRYFKGVPSPVKRPELVDMVIFRENTEDIYAGIEYQEGSDEVKKLIKFLQDEMGVNKIRFPETSGIGIKPVSEEGSKRLVRAAVEYAIEHGRKSVTIVHKGNIMKFTEGAFKNWGYEVAEQEFGDKVFTWAQYDIIKEKDGEDAANAAQKAAEAEGKIIVKDAIADIALQQVLTRPTDFDVIATLNLNGDYLSDALAAQIGGIGIAPGANINYVTGHAIFEATHGTAPKYADKDLVNPGSVILSGVMLLEHLGWKEAADLIYKGMETSINHKIVTYDFARQMDGATEVKCSEFANEVIKNM; encoded by the coding sequence ATGTTTAAACTTGAAAAATACGCATTACCAACCGAGGGTGACAAGATTGAGATTCAAGATGGCGTTCTAAACGTTCCTAACTTTCCAATTATTCCGTTTATTGAAGGGGATGGAACAGGACGCGATATCTGGAAAGCATCTAAACGTGTACTTGATGCTGCAGTAGATAAGGCTTATGGTGGTTCTAAGAAAATCGCATGGTATGAAGTATTTGCAGGAGAAAAAGCTTTTAATGAGTATGGAGAATGGTTGCCTAATGATACACTTGAAGCTATTCGTGAATACATTGTAGCGATAAAAGGACCTTTGACTACACCGATTGGTGGAGGAATTCGTTCATTGAACGTCGCATTACGTCAAGAACTAGATCTGTATGTATGTTTACGTCCAGTTCGCTATTTCAAAGGGGTTCCTTCTCCGGTTAAACGTCCTGAACTTGTAGATATGGTTATTTTCCGTGAGAACACAGAAGATATCTATGCAGGAATTGAATATCAAGAAGGTTCAGACGAGGTGAAGAAATTGATCAAATTCCTACAAGATGAAATGGGAGTGAATAAAATTCGTTTCCCTGAGACATCAGGAATTGGTATCAAACCTGTATCTGAGGAAGGCTCCAAACGTTTAGTTCGGGCAGCAGTTGAATATGCGATTGAACACGGACGTAAGAGTGTAACGATTGTTCATAAAGGTAATATCATGAAGTTCACTGAAGGTGCATTTAAGAACTGGGGATATGAAGTAGCTGAACAAGAATTCGGTGATAAAGTATTCACTTGGGCTCAATACGATATTATTAAGGAAAAAGATGGTGAAGATGCAGCGAATGCAGCGCAGAAGGCTGCGGAAGCTGAAGGTAAGATCATCGTTAAGGACGCTATTGCGGATATCGCTTTACAACAGGTTTTAACACGTCCAACTGATTTTGATGTCATTGCGACACTTAACTTGAATGGTGATTATTTATCAGATGCATTAGCAGCACAAATTGGAGGGATTGGTATTGCTCCAGGAGCAAACATCAACTATGTAACAGGACATGCTATTTTTGAAGCTACTCATGGTACAGCTCCGAAATATGCAGATAAAGATCTTGTTAATCCAGGTTCGGTTATTCTATCTGGTGTTATGTTACTAGAACATTTGGGATGGAAAGAAGCAGCAGATCTTATTTATAAAGGGATGGAGACATCGATTAACCATAAAATTGTTACTTATGATTTCGCTCGTCAAATGGACGGTGCAACCGAAGTTAAATGTTCGGAGTTTGCAAACGAAGTTATTAAAAATATGTAA
- the mdh gene encoding malate dehydrogenase → MGLRRNKIAIVGAGFTGASTALMLAQKELGDVVLIDIPQLENPTKGKALDMMEASPVQGFDSQITGTSNYKDAADADVVIITAGIARKPGMSRDDLVNTNAGIVKSVCENIKAYAPNAIVIILSNPVDAMTYVAYKSLGFPKNRVIGQSGVLDTARYCTFIAQELNVSVEDVRGFVMGGHGDDMVPLVRYSSVGGIPIDTLISPERIQEIVQRTRMGGGEIVNLLGNGSAYYAPAASLVQMTEAILKDKKRIVPVIALLEGEYGYDHLFMGVPTILGGNGIERIFDLDLTAEEKIALDKSAESVRNVISIVSI, encoded by the coding sequence ATGGGATTAAGACGTAATAAAATAGCTATAGTAGGTGCTGGATTTACAGGAGCATCTACTGCACTCATGTTAGCGCAGAAGGAACTTGGTGATGTGGTACTTATTGATATTCCACAACTAGAGAATCCGACTAAAGGTAAAGCGCTTGATATGATGGAAGCTAGTCCTGTGCAAGGGTTCGATAGTCAAATTACTGGTACTTCTAACTATAAAGATGCTGCTGATGCTGATGTTGTGATCATTACCGCGGGTATTGCTCGTAAACCTGGAATGAGTCGTGATGATCTTGTGAACACAAATGCTGGGATCGTGAAGTCGGTCTGTGAGAATATAAAGGCCTATGCTCCTAATGCGATTGTTATTATTCTTAGTAATCCTGTCGATGCTATGACTTATGTTGCTTACAAGTCACTTGGATTCCCTAAGAATCGGGTCATAGGCCAATCGGGTGTACTTGATACAGCTCGTTATTGTACGTTCATCGCACAAGAATTAAATGTATCAGTAGAGGATGTACGTGGATTCGTAATGGGTGGTCATGGCGATGACATGGTACCACTTGTGAGATATTCTAGTGTTGGCGGGATTCCTATCGATACATTGATCAGCCCAGAGCGAATTCAAGAAATCGTTCAGCGCACACGTATGGGTGGTGGTGAAATCGTCAATCTACTTGGAAATGGAAGTGCGTATTATGCACCTGCAGCCTCTTTGGTACAAATGACTGAAGCTATTTTGAAAGATAAGAAACGGATTGTTCCTGTTATTGCGCTGCTTGAAGGAGAGTATGGATATGATCATCTATTTATGGGTGTTCCAACAATCTTAGGCGGGAATGGGATTGAACGGATTTTTGATTTGGATTTAACTGCTGAAGAGAAGATTGCCTTAGATAAGTCAGCCGAGTCTGTCCGAAATGTTATATCTATAGTAAGTATTTGA
- a CDS encoding SDR family oxidoreductase, with protein MTNKQQDINTLPPQHQNQQPGVESAMRPLPEFESSSYKSAGKLTGKIAIITGGDSGIGKAIAVTFAKEGADVAILYLNEHGDAKDTRRQVEQEGRKCLLIAGDIGDELWCKDAVKQTIQEYGKLDILVNNAAEQHPQQNIEDITSEQLERTFRTNIFSMFYMTKAAVAHLKKGSTIINTASITAYKGNPMLIDYSSTKGAIVSFTRSLAMNLVEKGIRVNGVAPGPIWTPLIPSTFDANQVSQFGASQPMKRPGQPDEVAPAYVYLASDDSSYVSGQVIHVNGGEVVNG; from the coding sequence ATGACGAATAAACAACAAGACATCAATACATTACCCCCACAACACCAGAATCAGCAACCTGGTGTGGAAAGTGCAATGAGGCCCCTTCCTGAATTCGAATCATCTAGCTATAAATCTGCTGGGAAATTGACAGGGAAGATTGCGATCATTACAGGGGGAGACAGTGGGATTGGAAAGGCAATAGCTGTTACTTTTGCAAAAGAAGGTGCTGATGTAGCCATTTTGTATTTGAATGAACATGGTGATGCTAAGGATACTAGAAGACAAGTGGAACAAGAAGGGCGTAAATGTCTATTGATAGCGGGGGATATTGGTGATGAACTATGGTGTAAGGATGCAGTTAAACAAACTATTCAGGAATACGGAAAATTGGATATTCTAGTGAATAATGCAGCTGAACAACATCCACAACAGAATATTGAGGATATTACGAGTGAACAATTGGAGCGAACGTTTCGAACCAATATATTTAGCATGTTTTACATGACAAAAGCGGCTGTCGCACATCTAAAAAAGGGAAGTACGATTATTAATACCGCTTCAATAACCGCATATAAAGGAAATCCAATGCTTATCGATTATTCTTCGACTAAAGGAGCGATTGTAAGTTTTACTCGTTCGCTTGCTATGAATCTTGTAGAGAAGGGAATTCGTGTTAATGGTGTAGCGCCAGGTCCAATCTGGACTCCGCTCATTCCCTCTACCTTTGATGCGAATCAAGTAAGTCAGTTCGGTGCTTCACAACCGATGAAAAGGCCAGGACAACCCGATGAGGTAGCACCTGCATATGTGTATCTAGCTTCAGATGATTCATCTTATGTAAGTGGACAAGTTATTCATGTCAATGGTGGAGAAGTGGTTAACGGTTAA
- a CDS encoding bile acid:sodium symporter family protein yields the protein MRKWSEIFTQWYEKYMFLIIPGSLFLGFLLSSSLLPFVSWSPYLFGYVTLVMALGCGLGHLKWVMKRPAPIVLVLILSHLVAPILAYGLGWALFGAYSDYTVGLVLFTIIPFGVSSVLWVGMSYGNVALMLALVVLDSALSPFVVPMLIEVFFGTQVAFDSVSLMKDLSVIVVLPTVIGVTLYEISKGKIKKFTSPIAVPLSKVGFTLVVMLNAAAIAPHLYQLKNDMMIVIPAVIIIVLVGYILGYYGVNLLRNSGRELKATLSYAAGMRNISLGLVLAMSYFSPRASVPVVLGIMVQQPIATLFHAFLNRRLPVEEVETIDIHGNQEQIKVG from the coding sequence ATGAGAAAGTGGAGTGAGATTTTTACACAATGGTATGAAAAATATATGTTTCTAATTATTCCTGGTTCGCTATTCTTAGGATTCTTGCTTAGTAGCTCGTTGTTACCCTTTGTTTCTTGGTCGCCCTATCTCTTCGGTTATGTGACACTGGTAATGGCATTAGGATGTGGATTGGGTCATTTGAAATGGGTTATGAAGCGGCCAGCCCCTATCGTACTAGTGTTGATATTAAGTCATCTTGTTGCACCGATTTTGGCTTACGGACTTGGGTGGGCACTGTTTGGAGCTTACTCTGATTATACCGTTGGACTTGTATTATTTACGATTATTCCTTTTGGGGTCTCATCTGTTTTGTGGGTTGGAATGTCGTATGGAAATGTAGCATTGATGCTTGCATTGGTTGTTTTGGATTCTGCACTTAGTCCATTTGTAGTTCCTATGCTCATTGAGGTTTTTTTTGGAACGCAGGTAGCATTTGATAGTGTGAGTCTTATGAAAGACCTATCAGTTATTGTTGTACTCCCAACTGTGATTGGTGTGACATTATATGAGATTTCGAAAGGTAAGATTAAAAAGTTCACTTCACCAATAGCGGTGCCCTTATCTAAAGTGGGGTTTACTTTAGTTGTTATGCTGAATGCTGCTGCCATCGCACCACATCTCTATCAATTGAAGAATGATATGATGATTGTTATTCCTGCGGTGATCATTATTGTGTTAGTGGGTTATATCCTTGGGTACTATGGCGTTAATCTTTTGCGAAATTCCGGCAGAGAATTAAAGGCCACACTGTCGTATGCGGCGGGAATGCGTAATATATCGCTTGGGTTAGTATTAGCTATGAGCTATTTTTCACCTCGAGCCTCCGTGCCAGTGGTCTTAGGCATTATGGTACAACAACCTATAGCTACACTATTTCACGCTTTCCTTAATAGACGGTTGCCTGTTGAAGAAGTAGAAACGATAGATATACACGGTAACCAAGAGCAAATCAAAGTAGGATAA
- the pnpS gene encoding two-component system histidine kinase PnpS: MKSFRSKLSMILMLMVGLTMIVAGFSMAKVFKESHIAILEENMAREIKLISNTMDFRSTEDEDSLMYYSQEARDIGALIESRVTFINHTGDVIGDSEKDPLIMDNHNDREEIVSARDNGIGRVIRYSNSLEQNMLYVATPIKVGNDFDGFIRLSVSLSSIEEGLHQGWKLMIIFLFILFLVAAIVSFRMAANMTSPLEQIIKVARRISHQDYDARLQIERNDEVGQLGRAINAMADSLQNQLKTIRDNEDLIQSVQDNMTSGILLIDAKGNIAVINRAAEEMLKVKAGQVTGKPYYEMKEHYELMKLLKEGLALRKTIHEERNLYYPVDIMMRVDGIPMFEEEGSYKGMLFLLQNITAIRRLENMRSEFVTNVSHELKTPIAAVRGFAETLLGGGVTDEKTARSFLQIIYDESERLNRLISDILDLSKIEQKNIAMDCSPVHISSFFESMFETMSFVAEKKKISLQSDVPAELFIEADEDKLKQIFMNLLSNAVNYTQEGGKVKVTVRHLEDDEGRERIQFTVSDTGLGIPKKDLPRIFERFYRVDKARSRFSGGTGLGLSIVKHLVDLHRGTVTVESEWNIGSAFTIELPMLQDDSH, translated from the coding sequence ATGAAGTCCTTTCGCTCGAAATTGTCAATGATATTAATGCTTATGGTGGGGCTTACGATGATCGTAGCAGGCTTTTCTATGGCGAAGGTATTCAAGGAATCACATATCGCCATTCTAGAAGAGAATATGGCCCGGGAAATAAAACTAATTAGTAATACAATGGACTTTCGTTCAACTGAGGATGAAGATTCTTTGATGTATTACTCGCAAGAAGCTAGGGATATAGGAGCCCTAATAGAGTCGCGTGTGACTTTTATTAATCATACTGGAGATGTAATTGGGGATTCAGAGAAAGATCCGTTAATCATGGATAACCATAACGATAGAGAAGAAATTGTATCTGCTAGGGATAATGGGATTGGAAGAGTTATAAGATACAGTAACTCACTCGAGCAAAATATGTTATATGTAGCCACACCTATAAAAGTGGGAAATGACTTTGATGGATTTATTCGATTGTCTGTTAGTCTATCGTCTATTGAAGAGGGTCTTCATCAAGGTTGGAAGCTCATGATCATATTCTTATTTATTCTATTTCTAGTAGCTGCAATTGTTAGTTTTCGTATGGCTGCGAATATGACTTCGCCGTTAGAACAGATAATTAAGGTTGCTAGACGTATCTCACATCAGGATTATGATGCTCGATTGCAAATTGAACGAAATGATGAAGTTGGGCAATTGGGGAGAGCCATAAATGCGATGGCAGATAGTTTACAGAATCAACTGAAAACAATTCGCGATAATGAAGATTTAATTCAGAGTGTACAAGATAATATGACTAGTGGAATTCTATTAATTGATGCCAAAGGCAATATTGCCGTGATTAATCGAGCGGCTGAAGAAATGCTTAAAGTTAAGGCTGGACAGGTTACAGGTAAACCCTATTATGAGATGAAAGAGCATTATGAATTAATGAAGCTTTTAAAGGAAGGATTAGCACTACGAAAGACGATTCATGAAGAGAGAAATTTATATTATCCTGTGGATATAATGATGCGTGTAGATGGTATCCCAATGTTCGAGGAGGAAGGTTCCTATAAAGGAATGTTATTCTTACTGCAGAATATAACGGCAATCCGAAGATTGGAGAATATGAGAAGTGAATTTGTTACCAATGTCTCACATGAGTTGAAAACACCGATCGCAGCAGTTAGAGGATTCGCTGAAACATTACTTGGAGGTGGGGTGACTGATGAGAAGACAGCGCGTTCTTTTCTTCAGATTATCTATGATGAGAGTGAAAGATTGAATAGACTTATTAGTGATATTCTAGATCTCTCAAAAATTGAACAGAAAAATATTGCTATGGATTGTTCACCTGTTCATATATCATCGTTCTTTGAATCGATGTTCGAGACTATGAGCTTTGTAGCAGAAAAGAAGAAAATTAGTCTTCAATCTGATGTTCCCGCAGAGTTATTTATTGAGGCGGATGAGGATAAGTTAAAACAAATATTTATGAATCTCCTATCCAATGCTGTTAATTATACGCAAGAGGGAGGTAAGGTGAAAGTAACAGTTAGGCATTTGGAAGATGATGAAGGTCGTGAAAGAATACAATTTACTGTCTCTGACACGGGATTAGGAATACCTAAAAAGGACTTGCCAAGAATATTCGAACGGTTCTATAGAGTGGACAAAGCTCGTTCAAGATTCTCAGGTGGAACGGGATTGGGTCTTTCTATTGTAAAACATTTAGTTGATTTACATCGTGGTACAGTGACGGTTGAAAGTGAATGGAATATCGGTTCAGCTTTTACAATTGAATTACCGATGCTTCAAGATGATTCACATTAA
- a CDS encoding response regulator transcription factor — MPQRLLVIEDEPTLARLLSYNLTQEGYDVTVEDHGTAGYERASGESFDLILLDLMLPGMNGIDILSKLRAQGIVTPIIILTAKNAEEEVVQGLKSGADDYITKPFGVSELLARVSAVMRRVSGKNEEIIPTTQSSASTISLGQLEIFPEKYEVTLGGISINLRPKEFEVLLYLARKPGVVLTRDDLMNEVWGFDYIGGQRTVDVHVSSLRKKLELDPDSVHIDSIRGVGYKLVVNKKKSTPHLI, encoded by the coding sequence ATGCCACAACGATTATTGGTCATTGAAGATGAGCCGACGTTGGCCCGACTATTATCCTATAATTTAACGCAAGAAGGATATGATGTAACAGTGGAGGATCATGGAACAGCAGGATATGAACGAGCATCTGGAGAATCTTTTGATCTAATACTACTGGACCTCATGCTTCCAGGAATGAATGGAATCGATATACTAAGTAAACTACGGGCTCAGGGGATTGTGACACCTATTATCATTCTAACCGCTAAGAATGCTGAAGAAGAAGTTGTTCAAGGTCTCAAATCGGGTGCGGATGATTACATTACAAAACCTTTTGGAGTATCTGAATTGTTGGCAAGAGTTAGTGCTGTTATGAGACGTGTGTCAGGTAAGAATGAAGAAATTATTCCAACAACACAAAGTTCAGCATCAACGATATCACTAGGTCAATTGGAGATATTCCCAGAGAAATATGAAGTAACCTTAGGCGGAATTAGTATTAATTTACGTCCCAAAGAGTTCGAAGTGTTATTGTATCTTGCTCGTAAACCTGGAGTTGTGCTTACCAGAGATGACCTAATGAATGAGGTATGGGGATTTGATTATATAGGTGGGCAACGAACGGTAGATGTGCATGTGAGTTCACTACGCAAAAAGTTAGAACTTGACCCTGATTCAGTACACATTGATTCAATTCGTGGTGTAGGGTATAAATTAGTTGTGAATAAGAAGAAAAGCACGCCTCATTTAATCTGA